One genomic region from Jiangella sp. DSM 45060 encodes:
- a CDS encoding PTS sugar transporter subunit IIB, translating to MSPAPNRPLTVLTVCGVGMGSSLILKMNAEKALKSLGVEAKVEHTDVSSARGMRADVAIAQGLHTDDLGSVAPVVLPISNFMDVDGLRRQLEEALREQGWLS from the coding sequence ATGTCCCCAGCACCGAACCGCCCGCTGACCGTCCTGACCGTCTGCGGCGTCGGCATGGGCAGCAGCCTGATCCTCAAGATGAACGCCGAGAAGGCGCTGAAGTCGCTCGGCGTCGAGGCGAAGGTCGAGCACACCGACGTGTCGTCGGCGCGCGGCATGCGGGCCGATGTCGCCATCGCGCAGGGCCTGCACACCGACGATCTCGGCTCGGTCGCACCGGTGGTGCTGCCGATCAGCAACTTCATGGACGTCGACGGCCTGCGCCGGCAGCTGGAGGAGGCGCTGCGCGAGCAGGGCTGGTTGTCGTGA
- a CDS encoding PTS sugar transporter subunit IIA → MTAPIINAVVDVKATDWRGAVHAACAPLVGVGALEARYPERCIAIAEEHGPYMVLAPGIALAHARPEDGALALCLSAAVLATPVEFGHDENDPVDVVLAFGSPDDAAHLALLQSLAEHLLGGLADQLRQAPDRDAAMRALRAVG, encoded by the coding sequence GTGACAGCCCCGATCATCAACGCCGTCGTCGACGTGAAGGCCACCGACTGGCGCGGCGCCGTGCACGCCGCCTGCGCCCCGCTGGTCGGCGTCGGCGCCCTCGAGGCGCGGTACCCGGAGCGGTGCATCGCGATCGCCGAGGAGCACGGGCCGTACATGGTGCTGGCGCCCGGCATCGCGCTGGCGCACGCCCGGCCCGAGGACGGCGCGCTGGCGCTGTGTCTGTCGGCGGCCGTCCTGGCGACGCCGGTGGAGTTCGGCCACGACGAGAACGACCCCGTCGACGTCGTGCTGGCCTTCGGATCCCCGGACGACGCCGCGCACCTGGCGCTGCTGCAGAGCCTCGCCGAGCACCTGCTCGGCGGTCTGGCCGACCAGCTGCGGCAGGCGCCGGACCGCGACGCCGCGATGCGCGCGCTGCGCGCCGTCGGCTGA
- a CDS encoding RraA family protein, protein MFENLTTAHLADACLRAGVPVRCASLPPVVPGWRAAGRALPCVHVGSVDVFLEAYESAGPGDVLVVDNGGRRDEACVGDLAVLEARAAGLSGVVIWGLHRDTADVRAIGLPVFSLGALPTGPQRLDPRPPDGGLTRAAVGDFAVTRDDAILADDDGVVVVPADRADELTTLAAAIRDTEREQAELVRGGTTLRDQLRFADYLTRRRAEPDLTFRAHLRAIGGAIEE, encoded by the coding sequence ATGTTCGAGAACCTCACCACCGCGCACCTCGCCGACGCGTGCCTGCGGGCGGGGGTGCCGGTGCGGTGCGCGTCGCTGCCGCCGGTCGTCCCCGGTTGGCGGGCGGCCGGGCGGGCGCTGCCGTGCGTCCACGTCGGCAGCGTCGACGTGTTCCTGGAAGCGTACGAGTCGGCCGGGCCGGGCGACGTGCTGGTGGTCGACAACGGCGGGCGGCGCGACGAAGCGTGCGTCGGGGATCTCGCCGTGCTCGAGGCGCGCGCGGCCGGGCTGTCCGGCGTCGTCATCTGGGGGCTGCACCGCGACACCGCCGACGTCCGGGCCATCGGACTGCCGGTGTTCAGCCTCGGCGCGCTGCCCACCGGGCCGCAGCGGCTCGACCCGCGCCCGCCCGACGGCGGGCTGACGCGCGCGGCCGTCGGCGACTTCGCCGTCACCCGCGACGACGCGATCCTGGCCGACGACGACGGCGTGGTCGTGGTGCCCGCGGACCGCGCGGACGAGCTGACCACGCTGGCCGCCGCGATCCGCGACACCGAGCGGGAACAGGCCGAACTGGTCCGCGGCGGCACGACGCTGCGCGACCAGCTCCGCTTCGCCGACTACCTCACCCGCCGCCGCGCCGAGCCGGACCTCACGTTCCGGGCCCATCTGCGCGCCATCGGCGGCGCCATCGAGGAGTGA
- a CDS encoding glycoside hydrolase family 127 protein, which translates to MTIVPDDLTGRPVVPSTGRLRPLGLREVRITGGFWGRRQSVNAAATLEHNLSWERRVGWIDNFAAVVEGRVGRDRRGREFSDSDVYKLIEGMTWEVARTGDEFAAASIEELAKVIERAQEPDGYLNTAFGHAGQGERYSDLEWGHELYCYGHLIQAGVALLRTGVGGPLADVAVRAADHVCRTFGPDGNQGVCGHPVVEMALVELYRATGERRYLDQAALFVSRRGHGVLADVEFGRGYFQDDVPVRDADAFHGHAVRALYLASGAVDVAVETGDASLLAAIERQWAATVARRTYVTGGMGARHMDEAFGDDFVLPPDRAYSETCAAVASVQLAWRLLLATGSPRYADLAERTLYNVIATSPADDGRSFFYVNTLHRRRIGGLPSADHQHPRAESGVRAPWFDVSCCPNNLARTFASLAAYLVTADDDGLQVHQYADASVSTRLTDGRPAGFVMSTGYPSDGAVVLRVTETSPAPWTLSVRVPAWAADGAVLVSPDGTRRPVGPGFASVTAPFAVGDEVRLELPMRPRWVRADPRIDALRGTVAVERGPLVLCAESTDLPAGRDVDAVRVDVDAPLTTDDDGAVLASGALTDPGDHDWPYAPDAGADASASPARIRLVPYHSWASRGPSTMRVWLPVAEP; encoded by the coding sequence ATGACCATCGTGCCCGACGATCTGACCGGCCGGCCCGTGGTGCCGAGCACTGGGCGGCTGCGCCCACTCGGCCTGCGCGAGGTGCGCATCACCGGGGGCTTCTGGGGGCGGCGGCAGTCCGTGAACGCCGCGGCCACACTCGAGCACAACCTGAGCTGGGAGCGGCGGGTCGGCTGGATCGACAACTTCGCCGCCGTCGTCGAGGGCCGGGTGGGCCGCGACCGCCGCGGCCGCGAGTTCTCCGACTCCGACGTGTACAAGCTGATCGAGGGCATGACCTGGGAGGTCGCCCGCACCGGCGACGAATTCGCCGCGGCGTCCATCGAGGAGCTGGCCAAGGTGATCGAGCGGGCCCAGGAGCCCGACGGCTACCTCAACACCGCGTTCGGCCATGCCGGCCAGGGCGAGCGGTACTCCGACCTCGAGTGGGGCCATGAGCTGTACTGCTACGGGCACCTCATCCAGGCCGGCGTCGCCCTGCTGCGCACCGGCGTGGGCGGCCCGCTGGCCGACGTCGCCGTGCGGGCCGCCGACCACGTCTGCCGGACCTTCGGGCCCGACGGCAACCAGGGCGTCTGCGGGCACCCGGTGGTCGAGATGGCGCTGGTCGAGCTGTACCGCGCGACCGGCGAGCGGCGCTACCTCGACCAGGCGGCCCTGTTCGTCTCGCGCCGCGGGCACGGGGTGCTGGCCGACGTGGAGTTCGGCCGCGGCTACTTCCAGGACGACGTGCCGGTGCGCGACGCCGACGCGTTCCACGGGCACGCCGTCCGGGCGCTCTACCTCGCCTCCGGCGCCGTCGACGTGGCGGTCGAGACCGGTGACGCCTCACTCCTGGCCGCGATCGAGCGGCAGTGGGCGGCGACGGTCGCGCGGCGCACGTACGTCACCGGCGGCATGGGTGCGCGGCACATGGACGAGGCGTTCGGCGACGACTTCGTGCTGCCGCCGGACCGCGCGTACTCCGAGACCTGCGCCGCGGTGGCATCGGTGCAGCTGGCGTGGCGGCTGCTGCTCGCGACGGGTTCGCCGCGGTACGCCGACCTCGCCGAGCGCACGCTGTACAACGTCATCGCCACCTCGCCGGCCGACGACGGCCGCTCCTTCTTCTACGTCAACACGCTGCACCGGCGCCGGATCGGCGGGCTGCCGTCGGCGGATCATCAGCACCCGCGCGCGGAGTCCGGCGTCCGGGCGCCCTGGTTCGACGTGTCGTGCTGCCCGAACAACCTCGCCCGCACGTTCGCCAGCCTCGCCGCTTACCTCGTCACCGCCGACGACGACGGCCTGCAGGTGCACCAGTACGCCGACGCCTCGGTGTCGACGCGGCTGACCGACGGACGGCCGGCCGGGTTCGTCATGTCCACCGGCTACCCGTCCGACGGCGCCGTCGTGCTGCGGGTGACGGAGACGTCGCCGGCGCCGTGGACGCTGTCGGTGCGGGTGCCCGCGTGGGCCGCGGACGGCGCGGTGCTGGTCTCGCCGGACGGCACGCGGCGGCCGGTCGGGCCCGGGTTCGCGTCGGTGACCGCGCCGTTCGCCGTCGGCGACGAGGTGCGGCTGGAGCTGCCGATGCGGCCGCGGTGGGTCCGGGCCGACCCGCGGATCGACGCGCTGCGCGGCACCGTCGCCGTCGAACGCGGCCCGCTCGTCCTGTGCGCGGAGTCCACGGACCTCCCCGCCGGCCGCGACGTCGACGCCGTCCGGGTGGACGTCGACGCGCCTCTGACCACGGACGACGACGGCGCGGTGCTCGCGTCCGGCGCGCTCACCGACCCCGGCGACCACGACTGGCCGTACGCCCCCGACGCCGGCGCCGATGCCTCCGCGTCGCCGGCCCGGATCAGGCTGGTGCCCTACCACTCCTGGGCCTCCCGCGGCCCGTCCACCATGCGGGTCTGGCTGCCGGTCGCCGAGCCCTAG
- a CDS encoding carbohydrate ABC transporter permease, which yields MRLQQAIGRTSFWVFGGGLAIMFLVPLIWTAVASVSPHGATAQQDGYGFNNYRTLTEYDAGLPTYLWNSAYVSILTVVFTLGLSLLGGYAFARFRFPGRDALFLLIIAILMVPYATLLVPLWVLMGEIGLRNSLTGLALVLTLYQLPFSMFMMRISFEAVPREIEESALVDGCGTFGVLRRVLVFAVWPGMITVGLFAFLHAWNDFIAPLFMINDSSRYPLSLAIATLRQQTMGAVDFGATQAGVVIMALPCLLLFVLLQRHYVRGFMSGALKG from the coding sequence ATGAGACTGCAGCAAGCCATCGGCCGCACGTCGTTCTGGGTGTTCGGCGGCGGGTTGGCGATCATGTTCCTCGTCCCGCTGATCTGGACCGCCGTCGCGTCGGTGTCGCCGCACGGCGCGACGGCTCAGCAGGACGGCTACGGCTTCAACAACTACCGGACGCTGACGGAGTACGACGCCGGGCTGCCGACGTACCTGTGGAACAGCGCGTACGTCTCGATCCTGACGGTCGTGTTCACGCTCGGGCTGTCGCTACTGGGCGGCTACGCGTTCGCCCGGTTCCGCTTCCCCGGCCGCGACGCGCTGTTCCTGCTGATCATCGCGATCCTCATGGTTCCCTACGCGACGCTGCTGGTGCCGCTGTGGGTGCTGATGGGCGAGATCGGGCTGCGGAACTCGCTGACCGGCCTGGCGCTGGTGCTGACCCTGTACCAGTTGCCGTTCTCGATGTTCATGATGCGCATCTCGTTCGAGGCGGTCCCCCGCGAGATCGAGGAGTCTGCGCTGGTCGACGGCTGCGGCACGTTCGGTGTGCTGCGCCGGGTGCTGGTGTTCGCGGTCTGGCCCGGGATGATCACCGTCGGCCTGTTCGCGTTCCTGCACGCCTGGAACGACTTCATCGCTCCGCTGTTCATGATCAACGACAGCTCCCGCTACCCGTTGTCGCTGGCCATCGCCACTCTGCGGCAGCAGACCATGGGCGCCGTCGACTTCGGCGCCACCCAGGCCGGCGTCGTGATCATGGCGCTGCCCTGCCTGCTCCTGTTCGTGCTCCTGCAACGGCATTACGTGCGCGGCTTCATGTCCGGAGCACTGAAGGGATGA
- a CDS encoding carbohydrate ABC transporter permease, which translates to MYAAPAAIFVLLLFVLPLLLVGQMSASEWPLLKGGQGLNLPDNYTGIADDRLFWPAVGFTLKYTVIVVVVLLVLSMGMALLVQERRRGVGLLRTAYFLPVSLGLASASLLFWGFYSPQIGPIDPFLQWLGVTDEPIRWIGTPNMALFSSIILVVWKFAGFFMLILMVGLQSIPTEVYEAARVDGAGKVQSFLRITLPLLRPSIALCLIISVTGSLLAFDQFFILTNGGPDNSTTTVVMMIYREAFRRFDLGSAAALSVVVLLVLLVINIAQFRYLRRGADD; encoded by the coding sequence ATGTACGCCGCGCCCGCCGCGATCTTCGTGCTGCTGCTGTTCGTGCTCCCGCTGCTGCTGGTGGGCCAGATGTCGGCCAGCGAATGGCCGCTGCTCAAGGGCGGCCAGGGCCTGAACCTGCCGGACAACTACACCGGCATCGCCGACGACCGCCTGTTCTGGCCGGCGGTCGGGTTCACGCTGAAGTACACCGTCATCGTCGTGGTGGTGCTGCTGGTCCTCTCGATGGGGATGGCGTTGCTGGTGCAGGAGCGCCGTCGCGGCGTCGGGCTGCTGCGCACCGCCTACTTCCTGCCCGTCTCGCTCGGCCTGGCGTCGGCGTCGCTGCTGTTCTGGGGGTTCTACAGCCCGCAGATCGGGCCGATCGACCCGTTCCTGCAGTGGCTGGGCGTCACCGACGAGCCGATCCGCTGGATCGGGACGCCGAACATGGCGCTGTTCTCGTCGATCATCCTCGTGGTCTGGAAGTTCGCCGGGTTCTTCATGCTCATCCTCATGGTCGGGCTGCAGTCGATCCCGACCGAGGTGTACGAGGCGGCCCGCGTCGACGGCGCCGGCAAGGTGCAGTCGTTCCTCCGCATCACGCTGCCGCTGCTGCGCCCGTCGATCGCGCTGTGCCTGATCATCTCGGTCACCGGGTCGCTGCTGGCGTTCGACCAGTTCTTCATCCTGACCAACGGCGGTCCGGACAACTCCACCACGACCGTGGTGATGATGATCTACCGGGAGGCGTTCCGCCGGTTCGACCTCGGCTCGGCGGCCGCGCTGTCCGTCGTCGTGCTGCTGGTGCTCCTGGTCATCAACATCGCCCAGTTCCGCTACCTGCGCCGCGGCGCGGACGACTGA
- a CDS encoding sugar ABC transporter substrate-binding protein has protein sequence MRRSTRTRATTAVTAAVLALVMSACGGGDDDTDTADGGGDSSPESLADGVDDGSTITMWTRAATEAQSQRLVDAYNASHENQVELTVIPTDDYLPRVGTAAGAGELPDVLSLDVVFVPQFTTAGAYLDITDRIDALPFADDLAQSHIEVGTLDGAKYVVPHTMDLSVLFYNKNLYEQAGLDPEAPPTTMQEFAEHARAIDALGGDVSGTFFGGNCGGCYVFTWWPSIWASGADVMNEDGTESFLAEPEAQAVYDVWKGLVDDDIVAAGTQDEAGPTWTGVFPEGNIGVMPMPSTTLGLMPDTFETGVAPIPGVDGGESTFVGGDAVGISSNSEVPDAAWNFIAWTLGDEAQVEVLAQNRDVVARTDLASNEYSDQDPRLVTINEVAGVGRTPYSMRFGETFNDPQGPWLPLVRNYVFGDGSTLEQDNEAVDASLQS, from the coding sequence ATGCGACGTAGTACCAGGACACGGGCGACGACGGCCGTGACCGCTGCTGTGCTGGCGCTCGTGATGAGCGCCTGCGGCGGTGGTGACGACGACACCGACACCGCGGACGGCGGCGGCGACTCCTCGCCGGAATCGCTGGCCGACGGGGTCGACGACGGCAGCACCATCACGATGTGGACCAGGGCGGCCACCGAGGCGCAGTCCCAGCGCCTGGTCGACGCCTACAACGCCAGCCACGAGAACCAGGTCGAGCTGACCGTCATCCCCACCGACGACTACCTGCCGCGGGTCGGCACGGCCGCCGGCGCCGGCGAGCTGCCCGACGTGCTCAGCCTCGACGTCGTCTTCGTGCCGCAGTTCACCACCGCCGGCGCGTACCTCGACATCACCGACCGCATCGACGCGCTGCCGTTCGCCGACGACCTCGCGCAGTCGCACATCGAGGTCGGCACGCTCGACGGCGCGAAGTACGTCGTGCCGCACACCATGGACCTGTCGGTGCTCTTCTACAACAAGAATCTCTACGAGCAGGCCGGGCTCGACCCCGAGGCGCCGCCCACCACCATGCAGGAGTTCGCCGAGCACGCCCGCGCGATCGACGCGCTCGGCGGCGACGTCAGCGGCACGTTCTTCGGCGGCAACTGCGGCGGCTGCTACGTGTTCACGTGGTGGCCGAGCATCTGGGCGTCCGGCGCCGACGTCATGAACGAGGACGGCACCGAGTCGTTCCTGGCAGAGCCCGAGGCGCAGGCCGTCTACGACGTCTGGAAGGGCCTGGTCGACGACGACATCGTCGCGGCCGGCACCCAGGACGAGGCCGGCCCGACGTGGACCGGCGTCTTCCCCGAGGGCAACATCGGCGTGATGCCGATGCCGTCCACCACGCTCGGCCTCATGCCCGACACCTTCGAGACCGGCGTCGCGCCGATCCCGGGCGTCGACGGTGGCGAGTCGACGTTCGTCGGCGGCGACGCCGTCGGCATCTCCAGCAACAGCGAGGTCCCGGACGCGGCCTGGAACTTCATCGCCTGGACGCTCGGCGACGAGGCGCAGGTCGAGGTGCTGGCGCAGAACCGCGACGTGGTCGCCCGCACCGACCTCGCGTCGAACGAGTACTCCGACCAGGACCCGCGGCTGGTGACCATCAACGAGGTCGCCGGCGTCGGCCGCACGCCGTACTCCATGCGCTTCGGCGAGACCTTCAACGACCCGCAGGGCCCGTGGCTGCCGCTCGTGCGCAACTACGTGTTCGGCGACGGCTCGACCCTGGAGCAGGACAACGAGGCGGTCGACGCGTCGCTGCAGAGCTGA
- a CDS encoding LacI family DNA-binding transcriptional regulator produces MNNAAPSPASRKVTLNDVARLAGVSVATASKALNGRKQVRAETRARVVEAAEQLSFSPNELARSLLADRTGTVGLLTNDLEGRFSIPILMGAEDAFGADSVAVFLCDARGDAIREKHHVQALLSRRVDGLIVVGSRTDPRQSLGRELPVPVVYAYAPSEDPDDLSIVVDNVGAGRGAVDHLVSTGRTRIAHITGDPTYGASQERAAGALAALAGHGLELVGEVRFGSWTESWGRAAASMLLDRHPELDAILCGSDQVARGVMDALREHGRVVPDDVAVMGFDNWEIFTSGARPDLTSVDMNFERLGRVAAQRLFAAIDGEPRSGVEALDTRVVIRGSTVPG; encoded by the coding sequence ATGAACAACGCCGCGCCGTCGCCGGCCTCGCGCAAGGTGACGCTGAACGACGTCGCCCGCCTGGCCGGGGTGTCGGTCGCCACCGCGTCCAAGGCGCTCAACGGTCGCAAGCAGGTGCGCGCCGAGACCCGCGCGCGCGTCGTCGAGGCGGCCGAGCAGCTCTCGTTCTCGCCGAACGAGCTGGCCCGCAGCTTGCTGGCCGACCGCACCGGCACGGTCGGACTGCTCACGAACGACCTCGAGGGCCGGTTCTCCATCCCGATCCTCATGGGCGCCGAGGACGCGTTCGGCGCCGACAGCGTCGCGGTCTTCCTGTGCGACGCCCGCGGCGACGCCATCCGCGAGAAGCACCACGTGCAGGCGCTGCTCAGCCGCCGGGTCGACGGCCTCATCGTGGTCGGCAGCCGCACCGACCCGCGGCAGTCGCTGGGCCGCGAGCTGCCGGTCCCGGTCGTCTATGCCTACGCGCCGTCGGAGGACCCCGACGACCTGTCCATCGTGGTCGACAACGTCGGCGCCGGCCGCGGCGCGGTCGACCATCTCGTCTCCACCGGGCGCACCCGCATCGCCCACATCACCGGCGATCCCACCTACGGCGCCTCGCAGGAGCGCGCCGCGGGTGCGCTCGCCGCGCTCGCCGGTCACGGCCTCGAGCTCGTCGGCGAGGTCCGGTTCGGGTCCTGGACGGAGAGCTGGGGCCGCGCCGCGGCGTCCATGCTGCTCGACCGGCACCCCGAGCTCGATGCCATCCTCTGCGGCAGCGACCAGGTGGCCCGCGGGGTCATGGACGCGCTGCGGGAACACGGCCGCGTCGTGCCCGACGACGTCGCGGTCATGGGCTTCGACAACTGGGAGATCTTCACCAGTGGCGCACGCCCCGATCTGACCAGCGTCGACATGAACTTCGAACGGCTCGGACGGGTGGCGGCGCAGCGTCTGTTCGCCGCCATCGACGGCGAGCCGCGGTCCGGGGTCGAGGCGTTGGACACCCGCGTGGTGATCCGCGGCTCGACCGTCCCTGGGTGA